Within Bacillota bacterium, the genomic segment CAGTTGTACTGTTTTTACTTGGTATTGCTGCGTCTTTTGAAGGTATACGCACTCGAATTGCTGTTATTGCTGTTGCTATTATTGGATTTATATACGCCACAATAACAATGCTTAGTGTACCTATCCTAACTTTATAGGACTGGAGGGTTAATTATGAAATACAATATTTTTGGCGGTAATCTACCAGCAGTTACTATTACTCTGGATAATGGGGAAAGCATCTATACCCAATCAGGTGGAATGACCTGGATGACAGACAACATTGTAATGAAAACAAATATGAAAGGCGGTTTTCTCAAAGGTCTTGGTAGAATGCTATCCGGAGAATCGCTTTTTATGGCAACATATACCGCAAAGGCAAACGATGCTGAAATTACATTGGCATCTTCTTTTCCAGGTTCTATAGTTGCTGTTGATATTAGTAATAGCAATGTCATTATTCAAAAGAATGCATTTTTGTGTGCTCAGCCAACAGTTGAGCTTAGCATGTATGTCAACAAAAATGCCGGTTCCGGATTTTTCGGGGGTGATGGGTTTATTCTGCAAAAATTGGCCGGCAGAGGGCTTGCATTCTTTGAAATTGATGGTGCATGTTGTGAAAAAGTTCTTGCTCCAGGAGAAGTCATTAAGGTTGACACTGGCAATGTTGCTGCTTTCGAAGAAGATGTAAAATATGAAGTAGAAACTGTAAAAGGCTTTAAAAACATTTTATTTGGTGGAGAAGGCT encodes:
- a CDS encoding TIGR00266 family protein, which codes for MKYNIFGGNLPAVTITLDNGESIYTQSGGMTWMTDNIVMKTNMKGGFLKGLGRMLSGESLFMATYTAKANDAEITLASSFPGSIVAVDISNSNVIIQKNAFLCAQPTVELSMYVNKNAGSGFFGGDGFILQKLAGRGLAFFEIDGACCEKVLAPGEVIKVDTGNVAAFEEDVKYEVETVKGFKNILFGGEGLFLTKLTGPGKVWLQTMTMPNFAQKIIPFLPKKND